Within the Hypericibacter adhaerens genome, the region TGGGGGCGCTCTCGCTCCTGGGTGCGACCTTGACCTTGCCCGGCATCGCCGGCATCGCGCTCACGCTCGGCATGGCGATCGACGCCAACGTGCTGATCTTCGAGCGCATCCGCGAGGAGGTCCGCAACGGCCGCAGCCCGATCGCCTCGCTCGATCACGGCTTCAACGAGGCCCGGCGGACCATCGTCGATGCCAACGTGACGCATCTGATCTCGTCCCTCATTCTCTTCATGCTCGGATCGGGACCGGTGAAAGGCTTCGCCGTCACGCTCTCGATCGGCGTTCTCACCTCCATGTTCACCGCGGTCATGGTGACGCGGCTGATCGTCGTGTTGTGGTACCGGCAGGCGCGGCCGGCGGCGCTGCCGGTCTAGTCGGAAGGATTGTTCGCGATGTTCGGTGGCATTCACCTGATCCGGCACGATACGCGCATCGACTTCATGCGCATCCACAAGCCGTTGATGTTCTTCTCCATCTTCATGGTGGTCGCCTCGATCGCGCTGGTCGCCGTCAAGGGCCTCAATTTCGGCATCGATTTCCGCGGCGGCATCCTGATGGAGGTCCGCACCAGCGAGGCGGCCGACCTGGGCGGCATGCGCGAGACCCTGTCGAATCTGGGGCTGGGCGAGGTCTATCTGCAGCAGTTCGGCTCGCCGCAGGACGTGCTGATCCGGCTGCGCCAGCAGGAAGGCGGGGACGCAGCGCAGGGCGCCGCGGTCCAGAAGGTCAAGGACGCGCTCGGCACCAGCGTCGAATACCGCCGCACGGAGGTGGTCGGCCCCAAGGTCGGCGCGGAGCTGATCTGGAAGGCGATCTACGCCACGCTCCTCGCCCTCGTCGGCATCGCCGCCTATATCTGGTTCCGCTACGAGTGGCATTTCGGCCTGAATGCCATCCTGGCGACGTTCCACGACGTCATCACTACCGTCGGCCTGTTCTCGCTCCTGGGCCTGCAGTTCGACCTGGCCAGCGTGGCCGCGGTGCTCACGATCGCGGGCTATTCG harbors:
- the secF gene encoding protein translocase subunit SecF produces the protein MFGGIHLIRHDTRIDFMRIHKPLMFFSIFMVVASIALVAVKGLNFGIDFRGGILMEVRTSEAADLGGMRETLSNLGLGEVYLQQFGSPQDVLIRLRQQEGGDAAQGAAVQKVKDALGTSVEYRRTEVVGPKVGAELIWKAIYATLLALVGIAAYIWFRYEWHFGLNAILATFHDVITTVGLFSLLGLQFDLASVAAVLTIAGYSVNDTVVIYDRIRDELRRYKKLPVSDIINQSINKTLARTTVTSGLTLLSVLAIALFGGEALRGFAIALVWGIVIGTYSTIFVASPMLIYSNLRGLRAKAAAQSTGPAGQTNVPPAGASPAGQPQTSAPKTAAPKAGATTTPATAKPK